In Procambarus clarkii isolate CNS0578487 chromosome 84, FALCON_Pclarkii_2.0, whole genome shotgun sequence, a genomic segment contains:
- the LOC123774843 gene encoding uncharacterized protein, producing MEERGGSWRRVVGHGGAWWVMEERRGSWRSVEGHEGAWWVMEERCGSLTSVVGHRRAWWVKDERCGSWRSMVGDGGSWLVMEERDGTWRSVVDHGGAWWVMEEPGGSWRTEESHGGVWWVKEERGESWRRVEGHGGAWWDMEERGESWRRVEGHGGAWWDMEERGESWRRVEGHGGAWWDMQERICFWRSVEGHGGA from the coding sequence ATGGAGGAGCGTGGTGGCTcatggaggagggtggtgggtcaTGGAGGAGCGTGGTGGGTCATGGAAGAGCGTCGTGGGTCATGGAGGAGCGTGGAGGGTCATGAAGGAGCGTGGTGGGTCATGGAGGAGCGTTGTGGGTCATTGACGAGCGTGGTCGGTCATAGACGAGCGTGGTGGGTCAAGGATGAGCGTTGTGGGTCATGGAGGAGCATGGTGGGTGATGGAGGATCATGGTTGGTCATGGAGGAGCGTGATGGGACATGGAGGAGCGTGGTGGATCATGGAGGAGCCTGGTGGGTCATGGAGGAGCCTGGTGGGTCATGGAGGACCGAGGAGAGTCATGGAGGAGTGTGGTGGGTCAAGGAGGAGCGTGGtgagtcatggaggagagtggagGGTCATGGAGGAGCGTGGTGGGACATGGAAGAGCGTGGtgagtcatggaggagagtggagggtcatggaggagcgtggtgggacatggaggagcgtggtgagtcatggaggagagtggagGGTCATGGAGGAGCGTGGTGGGACATGCAGGAGCGTATTTGCTTTTGGAGGAGCGTGGAGGGTCATGGAGGAGCGTGA